A window of the Streptomyces sp. Ag109_O5-10 genome harbors these coding sequences:
- a CDS encoding hemerythrin domain-containing protein, with protein MFPAGGARGGRATVLAVPRRRVIGWRQHRVPVTVCVRHGGAETKGPPSVASRDGDRAVALSRQLARTHAELRRQIREIRKGLGQRRLSDDVLRTHCLAFCTALTSHHRGEDDGLFSQLLRERPDLAPTITKLVEDHGLIASILSRVGELADRAVEPRGSALEEIGRELDGLAAIMESHFAYEERTIGEALDAGEPHPAWADTVFGIGR; from the coding sequence GTGTTCCCGGCCGGCGGTGCCCGGGGCGGCCGGGCAACCGTGCTTGCCGTTCCACGGCGCCGCGTGATCGGATGGCGGCAGCATCGCGTGCCGGTGACGGTCTGCGTCAGGCATGGAGGTGCGGAAACGAAGGGGCCGCCCTCCGTGGCTTCCCGTGACGGCGACCGTGCGGTCGCCTTGAGCCGACAGCTTGCCCGAACGCATGCAGAACTGCGCCGCCAGATCCGTGAGATCAGGAAGGGTCTGGGACAGCGCCGGCTGAGCGACGATGTCCTGCGCACCCATTGCCTGGCCTTCTGCACCGCGCTGACCTCGCACCATCGGGGCGAGGACGACGGACTGTTCTCCCAGCTCCTCCGGGAACGCCCGGATCTTGCTCCGACCATCACGAAACTCGTCGAGGACCACGGACTGATCGCCTCGATCCTGTCGCGGGTGGGCGAACTCGCGGACAGGGCTGTCGAACCCCGTGGGTCGGCCCTGGAGGAGATCGGGCGCGAGCTCGACGGGCTGGCGGCGATCATGGAATCTCACTTCGCCTACGAAGAGCGGACGATCGGTGAGGCGCTCGACGCCGGGGAACCCCACCCGGCCTGGGCCGACACGGTGTTCGGGATCGGGAGGTGA
- a CDS encoding MFS transporter, with protein sequence MSAPHQRAASPFRQPKAVWAVAFACVISFMGIGLVDPILPALAESLHASPSQVSLLFSSYLIVTAVAMLIVGWVSSRIGAKRTLVTGLAVIVVFAALAGASGSINGIVGFRAGWGLGNALFIATSLAVIVASASGGFAGAIILYETALGLGIAVGPLLGGELGAISWRGPFFGVAVLMATALLATLAFVPALPRPEHRTPALAPLTALRHRGLLTMGIMALLYNWGFFTMLGYAPYPMELSAHQLGLVFTGWGLLVAAFSVFFAPRLQARFGTAPVLYANLVGLGVVMAVIAAGVDTPTVVIVAVIASGIFIGINNTLTTQAVMVVSPVERPVASSAYGFLRFIGGGLAPYVAGKLADATDLSVPFYLGAGTFLLAIPVLASGHRLLRDAEARLADGAPAGPALTPVGRQANAGPAPVVVAVGAHEGAASVVDAAARLARDTGSPLEVVHVQRTAVVEELAADTETRDEARAAVVAHLDRLAAQGVAATGQILDSVGDHAAAGRVLARHAAEVHARAVAVGRSPRGPLAQFADGSLTSALTHAATCTVVLLDPADAPLPLTASTLVELRERPA encoded by the coding sequence ATGAGTGCTCCGCACCAGAGGGCCGCGAGCCCCTTCAGGCAGCCGAAGGCCGTGTGGGCCGTGGCGTTCGCCTGCGTGATCTCGTTCATGGGCATCGGGCTGGTGGACCCGATCCTGCCCGCGCTGGCCGAGAGCCTGCACGCCTCCCCGAGCCAGGTCTCGCTCCTGTTCAGCAGCTACCTGATCGTGACCGCGGTCGCGATGCTGATCGTCGGCTGGGTGTCCAGCCGGATCGGCGCCAAGCGCACCCTCGTCACGGGACTCGCCGTCATCGTCGTGTTCGCCGCGCTCGCCGGCGCCTCCGGCTCGATCAACGGCATCGTCGGATTCCGCGCCGGGTGGGGTCTCGGCAACGCCCTGTTCATCGCCACCTCGCTGGCCGTCATCGTCGCCTCGGCGAGCGGCGGCTTCGCCGGCGCGATCATCCTCTACGAGACCGCCCTCGGCCTCGGCATAGCCGTCGGACCGCTGCTGGGCGGCGAGTTGGGCGCCATCAGCTGGCGGGGCCCGTTCTTCGGCGTCGCCGTCCTGATGGCGACAGCCCTCCTCGCGACGCTGGCGTTCGTCCCCGCGCTGCCCAGGCCCGAGCACCGCACCCCGGCACTGGCCCCGCTCACCGCGCTGCGCCACCGCGGACTGCTGACCATGGGCATCATGGCCCTGCTGTACAACTGGGGCTTCTTCACGATGCTCGGCTACGCGCCCTATCCGATGGAGCTGAGCGCCCACCAGCTGGGGCTTGTCTTCACCGGCTGGGGGCTGCTGGTGGCCGCGTTCAGTGTCTTCTTCGCACCCCGCCTGCAGGCTCGCTTCGGCACCGCACCCGTGCTGTACGCCAACCTCGTCGGCCTAGGCGTGGTGATGGCCGTCATCGCCGCCGGCGTCGACACGCCGACGGTCGTCATCGTCGCGGTGATCGCCAGCGGGATCTTCATCGGCATCAACAACACGCTCACCACTCAGGCGGTGATGGTCGTCTCGCCGGTCGAGCGTCCCGTCGCCTCCTCCGCCTACGGCTTCCTGCGCTTCATCGGCGGCGGCCTGGCCCCGTACGTCGCCGGGAAGCTGGCGGACGCGACCGACCTGAGCGTGCCGTTCTACCTGGGAGCCGGCACCTTCCTGCTCGCGATCCCGGTGCTGGCGAGCGGGCACCGGCTGCTGCGGGACGCGGAGGCCCGCCTGGCCGACGGCGCGCCCGCCGGCCCCGCTCTCACCCCCGTCGGCCGGCAGGCCAACGCCGGCCCGGCCCCGGTCGTCGTGGCCGTCGGCGCCCACGAGGGGGCCGCGTCCGTCGTGGACGCCGCCGCCCGGCTCGCGCGGGACACCGGCAGCCCGCTGGAGGTGGTGCACGTACAGCGGACCGCCGTCGTGGAGGAACTGGCGGCGGACACCGAGACCCGCGACGAGGCCCGGGCCGCGGTCGTCGCCCATCTCGACCGGCTGGCGGCCCAGGGGGTCGCCGCGACCGGCCAGATCCTGGACAGCGTCGGCGACCACGCCGCCGCCGGCCGGGTCCTCGCCCGGCATGCCGCCGAGGTCCATGCCCGCGCCGTCGCCGTCGGCCGCTCACCGCGCGGACCGCTCGCCCAGTTCGCCGACGGCAGCCTCACCAGCGCGCTCACCCATGCCGCGACCTGCACGGTCGTCCTGCTCGACCCGGCCGACGCACCGCTCCCCCTCACCGCGTCGACGCTGGTCGAACTCCGGGAACGGCCGGCCTGA